Within Gilvibacter sp. SZ-19, the genomic segment TTCGTAGGCCGCTTTGCGATCGTCAATGATGATCTTGGAACAAGGGACCAACTTAGAGATCTTGTCGAACATTACTAGTGGAATGCCCAAACGCATCACCTTTTGTAAATGAGAGATGTCTACCGTGTTGTTCGCCAAAGAGATCATTATCCCGTCAACTCGTTTGCTGATCAGCAGATCGATCTGTTTCTTTTCTAATTCTGGATTGTCATCGGATTGTAGAATGATCACCAAATAACCTTTCTTTTCCGCTTGAGTGATAATTGCTCGAACAATATTTCCGAAGAAGAAGTGTACTACCTCCGGTATAATGAGTCCGATGGTCTTGCTCTCTTTGGTACGCAGGTTGACCGCAAAACTGTTGGGTTGGTAATTGAGCCTTTCCGCTTCGGCCTTTACTAAGGCTTTTGTCTTTTGGCTTACATCTGGATAATCTTTTAAGGCTTTAGATACAGTAGCAATAGAAATGCCTAGATATTCCGCAATTTGTTTAAGGGTAACTTGTTCCATAGGGTCTGCCGACACTCGGGGAGATTAGTGGTGGTTATTATAGTTGGTTGTTGTTAGTCATAAGCCAGTAGCAGCTTTAGGGCTACCATTAGTAAAAAAGACATTCGAGCATCTACGAAAATCGAAAAATATTTACGAAAATTTACGCCTGTAAAGATTAAACAAAAACCTTGCTTAAGACTACAGCTCACACGTTTTCGTTAATTTTTCGTTCTATGCCGTTTTCAGGAGTCGAAAATACGAAAACGTTTTCGGTTATGAAAACCGCGTTTTTAAGAGTGTTTATTTTTAATAATCAAAAAAAAAGTAAATATTAGCCATTAAATTAAGACAACGTTAAGAAAATAAGGCGTTAATGTTGTCTGACTTCAAATCGAAAGATTGCAACCAAAGTCTCTCGATATCAGGAAGTTAATGAACATGATAGTGCAGAAATTAAGCTCAGACCGCAGAACTGAACAGGCCGTTTATGGTGGGTACAAACCATACACGAGCCCGTTTTCTATATATATAGGTGAGCAATCTGCCGCAGTTCAATCACACAACCATCGAAACAGTACAGTTAATTTTGGAGATCAATCCCCTCGGGAAAATGCAACGGCCACAGCGGTAAAAGTACACGACAAAACAGCAGGTGAACACTCTCAGCGGGGGCAGCGAATTAGCCATCACTGGAGGGGAATTGATTTTTCTTTAACTGAAGCTCATAGTATAAATTCATCAACCGCTTTATTGGTGAAAAAGTCGTATCTTATCACTTTAAAGCGTAATAGACTAAAAATAATAGCAGCAGCCTGAGCGATCAGTGTTGTTGCCGAATCTTTAAACAATTTGAAATTTTAATTAATCTAAACCAAATAACTGTATGAAAAACAAATTACTAATGAGACTTTTTCTACTTCCGATGTTTGCGCTACTCGGGAGTACAGTTTACGCTCAGATTAGCGTCTCGGGTACGGTGTCTGATGCAACAGGACCGCTACCAGGGGTGAATGTTCTTGTTAAGGGAACATCTAATGGAGCTCAAACAGATTTTGACGGTAACTATTCGCTTAGCGACGTTGATCCTAACGCCACTATCGTGTTTAGTTATGTTGGATTTGTTACATCTGAAGTTTCAGTAAACGGACAGACTACTATCAACTTTGTGATGCAGGAAGACACTGAAGCACTAGAAGAGGTAGTTATTATTGGTTATGGTTCTACGACTGTGAAAGACGCAACTGGTGCAGTTACGGCGGTTACATCGGACGACTTTAACCAAGGGGTTATCGCTTCTCCAGAACAATTGATCCAAGGTAAGACTGCCGGGGTTCAGATTTCTCAGGATTCTGGGGAACCAGGTTCTGCAGTGGCATTTAGAATTCGTGGTTCGAACTCTATCCGCTCTAACAACAACCCGCTTTTCGTAGTTGATGGTGTGCCATTAGCCAACGACACAAGTTTGGAGCTGTCAGGAACTACTTTCGGTTCTGCTGGAGCTCGTAACCCGTTAAACTTCTTGAACCCTAACGATATCGAGAGCATTTCTATCCTTAAGGATGCATCTGCAACTGCTATCTACGGTTCTCGTGGTGCGAACGGGGTTGTGATCATTACTACCAAGTCTGGTCGTAGTGGACGCGGAGGTTCTTTCGAGTTGAGTTCTACTTTCTCTGTAGCTGAGGCTGCAAACGAGTACGACCTTCTTGATGCTCCTTCTTATTTAGCTGCTTCTACTGCCAACGGTTTTGACATCGCTGAACGTAACTTCGGAGCAAACACGGACTGGCAAGATGTTGCTTTCAGAAGAGCTACTTCTACTACAAACAACTTGTCTTACACTAACAATTACGGTGATGGTAACATCCGTGCAAGTTTTAGCTACGGAAAGAACTTCGGTATCGTAGAGAACTCTTCTCTAGAGCGTGTTACTGGACGTTTGAACGCACAGCACCGTTTCTTAGAGGACAAACTTAAATTAGGATTACAGGCTTCTTACGGTCGTACTAACGACGAGTTTGCACCACTTTCTGGTTCTGCCGGATTTAGAGGTGACTTACTTGGTTCTGCTTACTCAGCAAACCCAACTTGGCCAAATGATCCTGACTTTACAGGTACTGGTGGTCTAACTTCTCCTGCTGCTTTGTTGGCTTACACAGAGAACTTAGGTAACACTGACCGTATCCTTGTTAACTTCTCAGCTGAGTATGATGTTACATCTGAGCTTTCTGCAAAAGTTAATTTAGGTTATGACTATACTGACACTTTCTTAAGCAGTGCTACAAGTGCTAAGGCGCTTAACGTAGACCAAGGTGCATTCGGAAACGGTGTGGCTGGTGTTTCTCAGCGTGAGGCTACTAACACTCTTTTGGAAGCTACTTTGAACTATAAGAAAGAATTTGAGAATAGCTCATTGGATGTTCTTGCTGGTTACTCTTACCAAAAATTCGATCGTAACGGACGTAACCTAAGTGGTTTCGGATTCTTTACGACTCAATTGGGTGACATGATCGATGATCTTGTAAGTTCTGCAGACGCAGTTGAGAGCCAGATCACCGGATCTTACCAGCAGTATGGATATGCTCCTAACATCAACGGAACTTTCGTAAACCGTCTTTTCCCAGAGATTCTTCAGGATAACATCGGGAACACTACTGGTGCGCGCACTCGTTCTTTGTTCGGAGACACTTTTGATAGCTTTGACGAACTACAGTCTTACTTTGCTCGTGTGAACTACACACTAGCAGATAAGTACTTATTCACTGCTACTATGCGTGCGGATGGTTCATCTACTTTTGGTGATGATAACAAGTACGGATACTTCCCTTCTGCAGCAGTAGCATGGAAGATCAACGAAGAAGACTTCATCGGAGACAACGTTTCTACGTTAAAACTTCGTTTGAACTGGGGTATCACTGGTAACCAAGATGGTCTAGGATACGGTAACTTCCTTCAGCGTGAGCGCTTTGGAGGTGGAGACGTGATCAACGACGGTGGTGATATCAATATCCCAGGTACTTCTTCTCAGTCTTTTGCTAACCCTGACTTGAAGTGGGAGGAAACAATGCAATTCGGTGCTGGTATCGACTTTGGTGTGAACAACGACCGTTTCACGGCTACTGTTGACGTATACCGCAAGTCTACTACAGACCTATTACTACGTACTATTTCTGCTCAGCCAGCGGCTCAGCCATTCGTATTCTTGAACTTGCCAGATTCTGAGGTAATCAACCAAGGTATCGAGATTGCTCTTGGATACGATATCGTAGATCAGGAAGACTTTAGCTGGAACGCTAACTTCCAATTGACTTACAACGAGAACGAGATCACTAGCCTACAGGGTCAATTCCCAGCAGGTACTATTCGTGGTCAAGGTCTATCTCTTGCATTTGCTCAGCAGCTGCAAGAAGGTCAGCCACTTTTCTCTTACTTCTTGAGAGAGTTTGGTGGATTCGACGCTACTACAGGACAACCATTGTATCCTGAAGGAGACGTACAAAAATTCGTAGGAAAGAGTGCTTTACCAGATATTACTGCTGGTCTCTCTACTACAGTTGCTTATAAAAACTGGACGTTATCGGCATTCTTTAACGGACAGTTCGGACACTACATCTACAACAACACAGCAAACGCATTCTTTACGGCTGGTGCATTTAGAGGGGGCCGTAACGTATTGCCAAGCACACTTACTGCTGGTGAATCGTTTGACGCTGCTGCAGATGTTTCAACAAGATTCCTAGAAGCTGGGGATTTTGTAAGACTTCAGAACGCGACGTTGTCATACAACGTGCCGATGGAAGAAGATGGATTGTTTGACGCGCTACAATTGTCGCTAATCGGACAGAACCTATTCGTGATCACTGACTACTCTGGTCTTGATCCTGAAGTTTCTGTATCACCAGGTGGTGGAGATCTATTGAACGGTTTCCCTGTATACGGTATCGATTACACGGCTTTCCCTAGACCGAGAACAATTTCATTTGGTATAAATGCTAAATTCTAAAATTATTATGAAAAGAAACATTTTGATGAACACAAGATCGCTTCTAGCGATGGCCCTCGTTTCTCTTTTGGCAATTTCTTGTACCGACTTAGAAATTGAGGCAACTGACTCTGTTCTTACTGACGAATCTGTTGGTTTTGACGGGGTAAATGCTGAGGCTGCTCTTAACAACGTATACAATGACGTTTACGGGCAACTTGGTGATCAGGCGAACTTCTTCGCTTTGAACGAAGTATCAACTGATGAGACCCTAGTACCAACTCGTGGTACTGACTGGGGTGATAACGGAATCTGGCGTACGCTTCACGCGCACACTTGGTCTCCAACACACCAGTATATTTTGAACACTTGGAACAACTTGAACCAGAACGTATTCCGTGCTTCGGAAGTTATCGACTCTCGTTCAAGCCCAACTCCACAGCAAGCTGCTGAGGCGAAGTTCCTACGTGCTTTCAGTATGTATTTCGTAATGGATTTCTGGGGAGTTGCTCCTTTCAGAAATGTAGATGACGGACCAGAGGTAAACCCTACTGTACTTACATCTGCTGAGGCTTACGATTTCATTCTTAACGATTTGACAACTGCATTGCCAGATCTTCCTGCTACAGGACCTAGTGCAGAGACCAACCGCGCTTCTCGCGCTGCTGCTAACTTTATGTTGGCTAAGTTGCATCTTAACGCTGAGCGTCACAAAGGTTCTATCGACAATACAGACTATCAAGCGGTAATCGACGCTGTTGATGCTATCGCTGCTGATGGTTTTGCATTGCAAGCTGGATACTTTGATCTGTTCAAGCAAGATGTAGATAACGAAACCATCTGGTGGGCTGTTACTTCTGTTGGTAACCGTATCTGGAATGGTATGCACTACAACATCAATGCTCCTGACAACGCCGGTGGTGGTTGGAACGGATTTACTACTTTGGCTGAGTTCTATGACTCTTTCGAAGGAGATCCAAACTCTAACTACGTAGGTGACGGTCAAGAAGAGCGTCGTGGTTGGGTGCCAGATGCATCTAATGCAGACGACACTAACTTAGGTATTGGTTACGGATTCTTGATCAACCAACAGTACAACGAAGACGGTACTAAACTTAAAGACCGTCCTGGAAACGACTTAGTATTTACTAAAGAGCTTCCTGGTCTTCAAGGTAACGGCGAGGCTACTGGTGTACGTATGATCAAGTATCACCCAGTAAACGGATCATTTACTTCTCACGAGATCGTATTCCGTTACGCAGATGCTCACTTGATGAAAGCTGAGGCTATGATGCGTATGGGCGGAGACGCTACTGCTATGGTTAACGAGCTTAGAGCACTTCGTGGAGCTTCTCCACTTGGAAGTGTATCAGAAGCTGATATGTTAGCTGAGCGTGGTCGTGAGCTATGGTACGAGTTCTGGAGACGTAACGATATGTTGCGTTTCGGACAGTTCACTCGTGACTGGGAATTCAAAGATCCTGCTTCTGTAGGCGCTAGCTTCAGAAACTTGTATCCTATTCCAATTAACGCACTTCTTTCTAACCCTAACTTGGTTCAGAACGAAGGTTACTAGAATTTTCCTTTTTCAAGATAGAAACAGGCTCCTTTTGGGAGCCTGTTTTTTTATACCCGAATAATGAATTTGAATTTTCATTACGCCTCCAAACTGCTTTAAAATATTTGTTCTACTGCTTCTTTCGATTCTAACGTAGCCCAACTACGATAGAATCTCCAAAAAGCAATATTTTCTTGCATTTTAAAGGCTCATTCTAAAAATTCTCCTCCATTATGCGGGTTGATTTTTCGCATATTTCTTTGCGAAATCGTACATTTCGGTCACGTTCCAATGAAGCTGCGATCCTCCATATATTCTTCTTTTCTGCTCGGTTTTACCGGTCTAATTTTGCTATTGTTGGTCGCTTGTGAATCCAAACCAGAAGAACCAAAAGATTATCGTTTTGAAATCGTCGCTGCAGACAGTAGCGGGATCGATTTTGAAAACAGGCTACTCAGTCGTCCGCAGCGAAATATCCTCAATTATATTTATTACTACAACGGGGGTGGTCTAGCAGCTGGAGACTTTAATAACGACGGGCTGATCGATCTTTATTTTACCGCTAATGAGGGCCCGAATGCACTTTACTTGAACCAAGGGAATTTTAAGTTTACAGAAGTCACTGAAGTGGCAGGAGTCCTAGATGATACTGGCTGGACAACTGGCGTAACCACAGTAGATATTAACAACGATGGTCTACTAGATCTCTATGTCTGTAAAGTGGCACCTTTGGCTCCGGAGGCCGGAGGCAACAAATTATTTGTAAATCAAGGAGTTTCTGATACCGGCGTTCCCAGCTTTAAAGAACAAGCTTCTTTGTATGGTTTAGACTTTAAAGGCTATTCAACCCAGGCTACTTTTTTCGATTATGATGAGGATGGTGATTTGGATATGTACCTCATGAATCACACCGTAAATCCTAATAGCAATTACGGGCGAGGGAACAAACGCAAACAGATCGATTCCCTGTCAGGAGATCGACTTTACGCCAATGAAAGTGGTTTTTATCGCAATATTTCAGAAGAGGCTGGTATCTATCAAAGCCCAATAGGGTATGGTCTTGGTTTGGGTCTTGGATATTTGAACCACGACCGTTTGCCTGACATTTATGTTGGGAATGATTTCTTTGAGAACGATTACCTCTATCTCAATAACTTCAACGGAGTATTTACCGAGCAGATCAGCAGCGATCAAAATCCTTTAGGGCATACATCTCACTATACCATGGGCGTTGATCTGGCCGATCTGAACAATGACGGACTCACCGACATTCTATCTGTGGACATGCTCCCAGAAGATCTACAAACCTATAAATCCTCCGGGGTGGAATTCGGTTATTCTACCTATAGCAATTATCTGCGCAACGGCTACGCACCTCAGTATATGCAAAACGCCTTGCATTTCAATCAAGGGAATATGCGCTTTAGCGAGACCGCATTTTTAAGTGGAATTTCTGCCACGGAATGGTCTTGGGCACCCTTAATTGCAGATTTTGATAATGACGGCCTCAAAGACATCTTTATCAGTAATGGAATACTTGGTGCTACCAACGATATGGACTTTATCAATTTCATTGCCGATGAGAGCATTCAAAAGCGTTTGGGCAAGGGAATGACCGAAGAAGACATGAGTTTTGTTGCCAAGATCCCGGAAAAGAAAACCCTAAATTACTTCTACAAGAACGAGAATGGAACACAATTCTCGGACCGCTCAAAGACCTGGGTCATGGGTGAGCCGAGCTTTAGCAATGGTAGTATTTATGCGGATTTAGACAATGACGGAGATCTAGATATAGTATCCAATAACGTGAATCAAACCGCTACGGTCTATAAGAACCTGACCCGTGAAAAAGATTCCACAAATTATTGGCAGCTCCAAGTGCATGCCTACAATGATACGAGTAAATCAGATAGTATTGGCAACGGCCGCGTTATAGGGGCTCGTGTTCGCCTTTACACGCCTTCTGGAATGCAGTATCAAGAGTTTTTCCCAACACGAGGCTATCAGAGCGCCATAGATGCTAGTATGCATTTTGGTTTGGGTAGCGATACCAAGATCGATTCTGTTGTAGTCTCTTGGACAGGAGATCAACTTGGAAATACGGTTTTATACCAACCCGACATCAATAAGATTTACCGCCTTTCGCTCGACAGTAAATTCACGCATAGTCGTCTGTCATCGGCTAGCGGTACCTCATTCATAAAGCCTATCCAAAAGGACTTGTTCTCCCACAAAGAGAACGCCTCCTTAGAATTCAACTTAGATCCACTCATAGCCTATGCAAGTACCAATGAGGGGCCTGGGCTAGCCGTTGGCGATGTCAATGCAGATGGTTTGGAAGATGTGTTTTTCTGCGGAGCCAAGGGGCAAGCGTCGGTTTTAAAACTACAGCAGCCGGACGGTAGTTTCTCTGACTATACCGAGCTCGATTTTGAAGCGGATAAGCTTGCAGAAGATGTCGATGCCGTTTTCGCTGATCTAAATGGTGACTCTCGTTTAGATCTAGTAGTGGTTAGTGGAGGAAACGAATTCACCAATGGTAAGACCATAAAGCCTCGTTTGTATTGGAATACTGCAAACGGCTTTGTGAAAGATCAAGACGCTTTTGCTGCTGTTGCGGTCAATGCCGCCGGAGTGGCTGTGGTAGATTTTGATAGGGATGGGGATCTAGACCTAAGTATTGCTGTAGATGGCGTAGCCAAGCAATTTGGTTCCAGTGCTACACAGCTTTTGTTATCCAATGATGGGCAGGGAGGTTTTAGCGATGTTACGGCGAATGTTGCTCCATCTTGGACGGACTTGGGCAAAGTCAAGCAAATCCTCTGGAACGATTTCAATAATGACGGATGGCCGGATGCCTTAATAGTTGGACATTGGATGCCATTGCAATTATTCATAAACAAGAAAGGCCAATTGGAAAAGCAGGATATGTCGGCTTTCAAAGCCAACTCGGGCCTTTGGGAGACTGCTGTAGTAGCGGATTTTGATGCAGACGGAGATCTCGATATCGTTGCCGGTAACTGGGGGCTTAATTCTCGTTTAACGGCTTCAGAAGAAAATCCGTTGCGCCTGTACCGCGGAGATTTTAATGGTAACGGATCCGCAGAAACGCTTATCAGCTATAATTACATGGAAAAAGAGGTCTTGCTGCCCTCTAAAGACGAGCTGGCAAAGCAGATACCGCAACTCAACAAGAACTATTTGTCTTATGCAGCCTTTGCTGCCGCCACCAAGGAAGAACTCTTTCCAGAATCTCAATGGGAAGCCGCTAAAGTAAAGGAAGTGACTAATCTGGCGAGTACCTATTTTGAGAACCTCGGTAGTGGTAACTTTAACACAAGTTCCCTGCCATTTTCTGCGCAAATATCCACGGTGAATGATATCTTTGTAAAGGACTTTAATTCAGACGGTTTTCCAGATATTTTCTCAGTTGGGAACCGCACTGATATCAGCACCCAAATAGGGCGCTTAGATGCCTCAAAAGGAAGCATTATGCTCTTTGATCCGCAAACTGGTTTTAAAGCAATTAACGATCCGAATCTGAATGTAAGCGGAAGCTGCAGAGCAATACAACCAATAACAATAAACAACAAGCCGCATCTCATTGTGACGCGAAACAATGGTAAAGCGGTAGTTTTAGAAATAACAAATGATCTTATTCAAATACCCGATGAATAAATTATTCTTTTGTGCAGGCCTATTGAGCCTTGTGCTGATCTCTTGTAAAGACACCCCTGAGAACGAGCAAACAGAGGAGCTAGCCGCTACGCTGTTCACCAAGACAGACCCGGCAGAAACAGGATTTGACTTTACCAATACGGTGGTCAATCAGAAAGACTTCAATATTTTCAAATACCGCAACTTTTACAATGGTGGTGGGGTTGCCATCGGCGATATCAATAACGATGGTTTAGCAGACATTTACATGACTGCCAATATGGGGCCCAACAAGCTTTTCTTAAACGAAGGAAATTTTAAGTTTAGAGATATAACCGATAGCGCTGGAGTTGCCGGAAACAAGCCTTGGTCTACTGGAGTAAATATGGTAGACATCAACCAAGATGGACTATTGGATATCTATGTGAGTAATGCCGGAAATATGGAAGGCGACAATCACGACAATGATCTTTATATCAACAACGGCGATTTGACCTTTACCGAAAAGGCAGAAGCATTCAATTTGGCAAAAACAGGTTTCAGTACGCATGCTACCTTCTTTGACTATGATAAAGACGGTGACCTTGATGCCTATATTTTGAACAACAGTAACATACCAGTGACCTCACTAGGCTTTGCGCATCAACGCGATGTTAGAGCGCAAGACTGGGACGTGCCTAAGATCTTTCGCGGAGTTGGTGATATGCTGCTTAGAAATGACGGCGACACCTTTACCGAGGTTAGTGAAGAGGCTGGTATATACGGAAGCCTCATCGGCTTTGGACTTGGAGTTATGGTCACCGATATTAACAACGATCTTTGGCCAGACATCTATGTTTCCAATGATTTTTACGAGCGCGATTACCTCTACATCAATAATCAAGACGGAACTTTTACGGAAGACATCAAGAACTGGATGAACCACCTTTGTCTGTCCGCCATGGGAATCGATATGGCAGACATCAACAACGACGGAAACCAAGATATCTTTATCACAGATATGCTACCCGATGGCGATCAGCGTGTAAAGTCCGTAATGGAGTTCGAAGGCTACAATGTTTTTAAGTTGAAGCAGAGCAAGGATTTCTATCAACAATACATTCAGAATACACTACAGCTAAACAACGGAAACGGAAGTTTCTCCGAGATCGCCTATTACAGCGGAGTGTCTGCTACAGATTGGAGCTGGTCTGGCCTGATGTTCGACATGGACAACGACGGCTTCCGCGATATTTTTGTGACCAACGGGGTAAACCACGACCTTACCGACCTTGATTTTGTAGACTTCTTTGCCAACGAGATCATTCAAAAAATGGCCTTGACAGGAAAAAAGGAAGCTATAGACAGTATTATAGATAAGATGCCTGTGGTGCCAATTCCTAACTATGCGTACCACAATCAGAGAGATCTGACCTTTGACAATAAAGCCAACGCTTGGGGCCTGGGCGAACCAGGCCTGTCTAACGGTGCCGCTTATGGTGACTTGGACAACGACGGAGACTTGGATCTGGTGGTCAACAATGTGAACATGCCGTCTTTCCTGTATAGAAACAATTCCGAACAATTAAATAACAACTACGTCAAATTGCGTTTTAAAGGAACCGATAAGAACCGTTTTGCCGTTGGGACTCGTGTTCGGATGTATTATGACGGACAAGAAGTGTTGCAAGAGTTGATTCCGTCTAGAGGATTTCAATCGTCTATGGAACATCCAATGACCATTGGCCTAGGGGATGCCACCAAGATAGACTCGTTGCGAGTGATCTGGCCCGATGATCGCACAGAGTTGCGTACCGATCTTGCTGCAAACAGCACTTACGATTTTGATATGAATGCGGCTACCTTGACCTATCAGCCACCAAAACCGGTAGAACGCAAGACCTTGGTCACTGAGATGGCAACTTCTCTAGAACCCCATAAAGAGAACAATTACGAGGACTTTGACTACGAAGGGATGATCTACAAAAAGGTCTCTCAAGAAGGTCCTGCGCTAGCTGTTGCAGATGTAAATGGCGATGGACACGAAGATGTTTTTATTGGCGGAGCGAAAGGACAATCCGGCATGATCTATCTGCATTCAGGAAACGGCAATATGCGTGAAAGCAAACAACCAGCGCTCATCGCCGATATGGAATTAGAAGATACTGCGGCGAGCTTTTTTGATGCCGATGGCGATGGTGACCTGGATCTGATGGTCGGCTCCGGAGGGAATCAAGTGAACGAGAAAACCTCGGTCACTGCTCGTCTGTATGTGAATAACGGCAACGGCATATTTCAAAAGTCTAGCTTAGCCTTACCTCCTGGAACCACCAATATCTCTTCTATTGCACCTTACGACTACGATGGCGATGGCGATATGGATGTATTTTTAGGAGCTCGTTCTGTAATTGGTATCTACGGAATTGATCCTTCGTCTGTCTTTTTAGAGAATATGGGTGGCGGACAGTTTCAGATGGCTTCGGCCAAGGTGCTTAAAAATCTTTCCCGTCTGAGTGGAATGGTTACCGATGCCCAATGGATCGATCTTTTAGGCGATGAAACCAAGGAATTACTCACCATTTCAGAC encodes:
- a CDS encoding FG-GAP-like repeat-containing protein; protein product: MNKLFFCAGLLSLVLISCKDTPENEQTEELAATLFTKTDPAETGFDFTNTVVNQKDFNIFKYRNFYNGGGVAIGDINNDGLADIYMTANMGPNKLFLNEGNFKFRDITDSAGVAGNKPWSTGVNMVDINQDGLLDIYVSNAGNMEGDNHDNDLYINNGDLTFTEKAEAFNLAKTGFSTHATFFDYDKDGDLDAYILNNSNIPVTSLGFAHQRDVRAQDWDVPKIFRGVGDMLLRNDGDTFTEVSEEAGIYGSLIGFGLGVMVTDINNDLWPDIYVSNDFYERDYLYINNQDGTFTEDIKNWMNHLCLSAMGIDMADINNDGNQDIFITDMLPDGDQRVKSVMEFEGYNVFKLKQSKDFYQQYIQNTLQLNNGNGSFSEIAYYSGVSATDWSWSGLMFDMDNDGFRDIFVTNGVNHDLTDLDFVDFFANEIIQKMALTGKKEAIDSIIDKMPVVPIPNYAYHNQRDLTFDNKANAWGLGEPGLSNGAAYGDLDNDGDLDLVVNNVNMPSFLYRNNSEQLNNNYVKLRFKGTDKNRFAVGTRVRMYYDGQEVLQELIPSRGFQSSMEHPMTIGLGDATKIDSLRVIWPDDRTELRTDLAANSTYDFDMNAATLTYQPPKPVERKTLVTEMATSLEPHKENNYEDFDYEGMIYKKVSQEGPALAVADVNGDGHEDVFIGGAKGQSGMIYLHSGNGNMRESKQPALIADMELEDTAASFFDADGDGDLDLMVGSGGNQVNEKTSVTARLYVNNGNGIFQKSSLALPPGTTNISSIAPYDYDGDGDMDVFLGARSVIGIYGIDPSSVFLENMGGGQFQMASAKVLKNLSRLSGMVTDAQWIDLLGDETKELLTISDWGAPMVYELKDGALNMVTTDLENLTGWWNAVEAADLDGDGDLDLVLGNQGENLHYKPSAEQPMKIWISDFDNNGTIEQLVTQRLDGRDMPIHQKKEIVNQMVFLKKENLRASEYAKKSIQELFTPAVLGRALVKEVVTSQNTVAINEGNGSFKFVALPARAQLSCVCGIQCTDLNNDGALDLLLGGNNYEFKPQYSRLDANYGSVLLNDGSGNFAWQDYADSGFFVKDEIKHMQIFKDANGNRFMITAINDSEPKIHRLND